The Larus michahellis chromosome 9, bLarMic1.1, whole genome shotgun sequence genome contains the following window.
ACTTCACCACGGCTACAAGCGAAGACTGGAATACCTGTCACCACAGGGGGGAAACGCGGCTCTTCGCGGAGTTGAGGGCGGTCCGCAGCCCCCTCACAGCCGGAGCCTGGCCCGTTCCGTGTCCCCCCTCACAGCCGGAGCCCGGCCCGCTCCTTCCCTGAGAggcgcgggggctgcccggccgccATCTCCCCGCACCCAGAGACACTCCCGGGGGCGGGGAGCAACTCCCTTCTCGCTTCCCGGCCAGGTCAGAGACGCCCGCACACCCGGTCTTCTGAAGTAAACACTTAGGAGGCCTGgggtctgaggtaaaacagaaccaattttctttgcAGCAAAGCCCCTTCTAACGagctgaactctgaaattaacagcatagtGTGGAGACACTGTTCTCTCCCAGAGAGAGAAGACCTGACTGTTTCCAGTTTATGCCAAGGAagggtatgcagagaggctcctgcttatacttactgctataaccaccaaggtcagataactctgttatttgccccgttggagggtgggAAGTGGAAAAGCTCTGAGGGGTGGCAGCAGCGGGAAGGAGCGGACAGGAGAGGGGACCCCAAACCAACCccagggtgttccatcccatcggCATCACGCTCgttataaaagctgagggatcaaagggtcagcccctTCCTTCAATGGCGGGCGACCAAGGGGGGCTCTGGtaatctgcctttgatcccaatccatgcgTTCCCGAATCCAAATGCAGAATCCGGTTCCCGTCCATTGctaagtccagtctggaacttccccagtgcctgaaggtgatgtgatcatcatctgggagcttgatacagttttgtatacatttcattattttattattaatatttcattaaatagttttttctaaaatcacgtctctttttctcttttcctcttctcccttccagGAGAGCATCTGTCCTTCGTTTCAGTCAGGCCCAAACCACCACATTATGGTACAGACAGGCTGTCTTATGTGTTTAAGAGGGATTCAAAACTACTTACCCCTTGGCCACAGgcacagaaaatgtttaaagGTTTGAGAGGGATTCAGAAATGTTTGCCCCTCACACACAGGCAGAGAAAGGTTTTAGCATCActtatttaggggagggggggaaggaaaaaaataagaaaatggttttgcttcTGCTCAGAAATTGAATCATTAAACAGGGGAAGGCCTTTGAGGGAGTAAGATAACGTTTCAGCCACAAGTAGTGAACcctgggaagaaaaaaccaagacagaaaaTGGACAGCAAAGGCTAAATACATATCAATTATTCACACAGCTTTCAAATTAAAGGTCTGAAAGACACCCCTGTTCGTCAAgtaaaacttcagttttatttatgttttatttatgttttattagAAACATCGCACAGAGAGGCAGAGTCTTTCACAAGCACTTGTAACCTCATTTATCTTTGGAAGGTTAGTTTCTCTGGCTATACGCTGTTAGGGACCTTTGGCAGAGCCAAGCTGCTGAGAGGAGTGCACGCAGCACCAGAAAGCGTACTACATCAGTGGCCTTGCAGATATAAAGGCAAGCCAGGGTTAGCTAGGCAAGTCAACTTTTTCTAGGATTACAGTAAAATGAAGAGCAAAAATGGCATGTCTCTGGATTTGGGCGTCTTCCATCAGTTTTCAGTCCTCTCCACCACACAGGTTCAGCAGCGCCCTCTGGTAATCCCCTTTTGTGTCTTGCTGTAAAGtgagggaagaaaaatacaaaatacatatgAGGAAACCACAAAATATGAAAGTATATGCACTATATTCTAAACCTGTGGGACAGACTGTGTTTTGCAGTTGAAGCCctgtcagcctggagaagactatCTAGACTGAGTTTTATTCATGCGTGAATTgaaattatttatcatttttgcAATATAAATGCAAGGCCATGAAGGGAGAGAAATTTTGGTACAGGAAAGAGCAACACAACAAAGGAAAGCTGAAGGACTTGATTCTGTTCCTTCTCACCGATCACTGCAAAAAATCACATATCAAGttcaatattttgaaaatttgcttATAATCTAAAATTGACATCTTCATGAGAAGATTTTGGCTTAAGATTTTGACACAACTTCATCTACGCAAGGAAAAATGTATCATATGCTGTTGTGAGGGTGGTTAGAAGACTAGTTTTTAAACAAGATGCACAAGCTCTTTACTTATGCCCCAAGTTAAATAAAACCTATAGCTCCTGCCCAATCACAGAAATGGACAAAAATCACTCTAGCTAAAATGgacactgaaatcaatggaagcaGCAATTTAGATGCTCTATTTCACCAAGCGCAGAGAAATTccgttttttcttttcttttggtctgAAGATAGGGACAAGTGAACAGAATTTTCCTTTGTAACACATCAGTTGATTGCACAAAGCCTACATATACTGTCAAGTGTCTGCCAGGAGTTGTACCAGCTGTAGGATTTTTCAATAGTGCATGGATAATATATTTTTCTCACTGCAGCCTGTAAAACACCTCCCATAAATTCTAATGGTATGATTAATCCAATGGAGGCTGCTGTACGATATGAATTTCATATCATACAATTGATATgaagagaaagctgaaaaacTTACCTGAATGAAATAATAAAGAGATTTTCCATATTTCCTCTTGAATTCACTCTTAATTTTCAGCATGTCAACCTCGCAGCGGGAGACCATAATCCTGATGAGAACCTTGTCGCGGGTTCCCTTGCCCTACAAGCAGATGCACATTTACAACTGCAAtagctgaaatgcaaaaaaagccACCATACCCAAGGGTAAGACAGCAAACTACAGGCAACTGAGATGTAGCAACAAGAGATACAATGAATTAAACCTTCTAACTAAGGTCTTTATTATAATCCAGGAATTTGAGTATGAACATACCTTTCTCATCAGCAGTTTAACTAATTTGCAGTCACAAATCTAACTACTCAGACTGTAAGCAGCAGCTCTGGTTCACCGGGAGGTCTTCCTGGTATTGCCTAATGCCTGTCACCAAGCATttctctttcattcctttttcttgagaaaatgttTTGAGGCAAATTTAGTGTCTTATTTTGGCACTTCAATAAACAGCGTTTTCTGCTATTAGCTCTTGGTTACCTGCAAAAGATGTGTCTAGCTTTGCTAATTTTAACCAACTGATCTAATACTGATCATTGTAATGGGATCCTTCCCTGTATTTCCCTATACCAGATACATCTGAATAGATGGTCTAGGCTCGTAACTGTTAAAGAATGCTTTTGAACAATACTAAGTTAATTTATTCACATGCCAGTCACACATCATATGAATAAAAGAGCCTAAGGAGTCAAAATCTGATCAAACAATGTCAagagaaaaaagagcagaaagaaagaacagtCTTCCCTACCTTCATGGAATCATACAGTCTGTCCGCAAAATACAGCTGCTTGTTCTGAATGCACTggactgaaaagagagaaaagaatagcTAAACATCCTGCCCATACATGGAATAGCAGAACACAGAATCTAGGAACCATTTTTAAAGACATGGTAAGTAGTCAAAACAAGGTTTTCAGCAAAAATTTCTCCAACAGGGgacacagagaaattatttttacctgaGTTGTTACTTAGAAGTTGCTTGGCTAAGCTTGTGATTGAACCACAAATGCTTACAATCTGAGGAAGCGTTTCCCTCCATCACTAATAACATCTCAGAATGCTAGTCCTCCTCCACACACACCACAATTCATTCTTCCACTTCTATAAGCAACGTCTTTTCTGAAAACACTCATTGTATGCTAATCCACGAGAATTCTCCCTTTCAAGGTTGAGCTCTGTTTATTCTCCATTTGCATTACAGAACTCTCAGTTCATCCTTAGTCTGAAATgggttttccttttaaagaatttCCTCTTAAACATCCTTGTCATCTTCATCTCATGCCAGAGTACCAGCCTTACGCCCCGCCTCCCCATTTCAGAGAATTCAGTGCCAAATCAGCTTTTATTAGCCTCTAGCATTCTTCACTGCCGtcttctctcacacacacactgttcTCTCTCCAGCCTGTGTCTATATTGAATACTTAATGTGCTCAGCTATAGTTCCaacttttttgtctgtttggggAAACAAACGTTAAGCCTCTGCATCAGACAAAAGTGGAACTAACAACAGATCACAAAACACATACACTTTTATCCTCATCTAGAAAGCAAGGTTTATATTTTGCAGAGGGCAAAAATATGCTACTTCTCAATACCTGTAGTATCCTAAAATACACTGGTTTCCAGTTTCTTTCTCGTCTAGCAACAGAGGAAGCTGGGCCCTATCCTTATCAAGATACACTGCAAAAGCACTGAAAAGATCCTATCTAAAGATACGCTTTACTTCAGGGTAACTCACCAAGATTAAGGAATGCATTCTCCAAATCTCCCTTAACCTCCTTCTTGATGCTCTCCAACATATCATATGGGCTGTAGCTCTTGTACCTGTCAAACACtatcacaagaaagaaaacaggtgAAATCAAAACCAGACCAAGAACTGGTAAAAGTAACCACTCAAATAAAAAACACAGAGTGTGCAATGCAGAGACATAcgattaaaaaaatctctgtccAAGTCCTTCTGAGAACTTTATCTTAAATACAGCCAATGTTTGTCAGTTGATAGTAAAGTTCCCATGCGATGGCCTTTCTGTTTGCCTTGAACACCTCCATAATCTGGTGAAATACTATCTTAGTCTTATACTAGTATTTTTTGAAATGACAGTGATTTAGGCCCCGAAAAGAAAAACTCTTCAAATGACTTTCCCATGTGGTTCTTAGAGCAATACCAGAGCTGCTTTTGAGACTCTTCACTGTCAGATTTAAACACATGATATAGCTAAGCTACCCTAGGACAGAGGGAAAATATAAAGGACTTCTCAAGGTCTCCTGCAGCTGTGTTTTCTAGATTTGTAACATTTTTGTTCTCAGTGTACGCGACATACAATTTAGCATTGTTACACCTGTGTAAAAAAGAGCTCTACACATTTGAACTGAGATTAACACATCCACAGAAGTAactatatttttttgaaaaaaaaaataaattaaaagcttggACATGAATTAAGATTTATGATATCTTCTATGTTTTGAGTGCATTTCACGCCCATTTCAATCAAATCTGGGACAAAATAGTTACCACTTCGGTATAATTTTCTCTCATAGGAAAAAATTAAATCCGTCTCTTGATTAGTACCTTTCTGCAAGTGGGGGACGCTTCTTTCAGTCATAATGTTGATCCACTTGGGGACATCAGTTCCCTTTCTCTTCACACCAGCATCATAGAGCTCCTGGGGTtagaatgaaaagcaaaatcatgAGAATCAGAAGTTACACAAGAAGTCATCGCAAATATATACAATTTCCTTACTGGAAAACAAGCACTACTGCAACTGTGTCAGTGGGAGAAACACAAAAGGACACATGGTTGGCCAGACCACCAAAGACAAGATCTATGGATCTAATCTGAAACTAAGaccaaatattttgtatttacctTTTTCTACAGGTTTTACTCTATATTTAGCTGTTTACCTCAGCAGAACTGCTCTTGACAGAAAGCATTACCAGCCACTAAGTTCAATGATACTTCTCTCAATCTTACAAAATTATTTGGTTGCAACCAGTCTTTATCTTCACAATGTACGTGTTTCCTTTTGTTAAAGGCTCTCTTTTCAATATGCCCAAGGGCAATACCAGGGAGTTTCTGTATAGGTACTAGTGGGTAAGTAGCCCGGGAAAACTGATAACAGAAGGTATTGAGATTTCAGGTGGCAGATAACTTGACAGCCTGCAAACATAACTGTGCAAGACAGTCTGGAATATACACACCTACTTTCATAAATGCTTCTCACTCTCATAAAATTTGTACTTTCAATACCCCCTAAAGCTTGATTAACTTAAGACATTTAATGGTCATTACCAGCACTTACCCTAGCATCTAGGTCAATCAGCTCATAATCAATCACAGAAGTATCTTCACACCTTTTGCCCTTCAAACAAGAATATAACACTATGTAGAAGTGGTTTAATAGACAGTAAGCAGTTTATTAAATgcatattcttttctctttgactttttaaatctgaatttaaagGTAAGTAACACAATGGTCCATCCCCATTATGAAGCTGCTGCTATGAATGATACATTTCTGTCAAAATACTTCGCCCTTcaacatttgaatattttttttccccaaaagacagtgaaaatacaaggaaatttagaaaaaaaaatatcagaaatccAACTGTTTTACTGGCAGCcattttttgttgtgttttactGTTACCAAAGGCCAGGCACAttaggaaaagtggaaaaatatgaaCAGACCTACCTTGGCCAGGGCAACCATTAGCTTGCGGAAGTCACCAGATGTGTCTGATATAATGTCCTTTTCCAGTTCTGTCTTGTAcactagaaaacaaaaaattcttttcaAGTAAACACTGTCCTACAAATACTTCATTACAAGAAGAACAGCTGCTAATTACTGTGTTTTATGCACATAAGCAAACAGCTACCATCTAAGTCACATGTGGaagacaatgaaaacaaatgcatGCTGGCATACAAGAAAAACCACATTGCTACCAGCCAGTCATGAGAGTTCCTATGCAATCGAAGTCCGTCATGGAAAGATAACAGGAAAGCCTAAGACTATTACAAGGAAGGGAATACTGTTTTAAGCTCAATATCCTGTTAGATCATTCTTAGCTCCCAATGAATGTCTGCTTGTTTGATAAAGACAGCATTTAGGCCTTCTCCACTCGTGGATTTATGACTAGACAACTGCAATTACAAGTTTAATGCAAAAGACAAAAGCTGTTACAATGAACCAAAGGAATGCTGTGTGTTATTCTGGTCTGGTGTCTAAACATTTTCATTGCTTTCCAAGCGGTAATACTCTATATCACTACAAAATcgcattctttcttcttttcaacaGGAACATAACCTACAGCAGTAACATTCTCTTTGCTGATACATACTATTTTTTTCAATACCCACCATTAAGACTACATTGGTTTTGCTTGTGCTTTTTGACTTAGCCAGCACCTTACTAGAATTGCTTGACAACTACTAAGCAGTAGCACACAGCAATTTTCCACATTTCAGCCTATTTCTGGTGAAGCTGAACTCTGAAGCTCAGGGAAACAAAGAGGCACTAGACAGCTGCACTACTGAACTGCAATAAACCCAACCAGAATGgccaatataaaaatataaggaatattaaaggaaaagtagtattttttgAGGATGGATTTTAGATCACACTTACATCTACTTATAATAAACTAAGAATTATAGCTTCAATCAGATAACATGCTTTAGAAAAGTTGAAAAACAGACTATAAGCTCTTAGGAAGTTTTATTTCATGTCTTTTCTGTCAGGTCTACCAAATAAGCTTACAAGCATGCTTCAATAGATTTCAGATTCACCTACTTATTACATAACTGATCCTAGAATCCATAATCTAACATCATTCATTCCATCACTACGCACAGAATGCATATTGCTTACCAAAAAACCTCATTTAGACACAACTTATATGAGTAGTAGATGTTCTTCAATTTGTTTGCTACCAAAGATGAAactatataaacacacacaactATCCAGGACACCAGTACAAAATAGTATCTTATGTCAAACTGCCAGAGAATTGAAGCAGGTGTTGTGTAAGAGATTAATAATCAAATTCACACTGAGGGGAACTTATCCAAGTAATTAAGCACAAAAACATAGTACATTGAAACTTTCAAAGTAAACTTACTTTCCCTGTAGACTCTGTTAATTTCACTAAGCTCCTGATTTGTTCGTGAGCAGACGATTTCAATGAGCGTGTCTTCATCAGTTCCCAGACCCTAAAACACACACATAATTCAGTTCGGTGCTAGAAATGAACAGGCTTGCTTGCatggtttaaaaatattctccagACATCTCATCTCCTTTCTCCCACTCTATCAGTTTCACAACCGTTCAGGGATATTTTTTGCTAACTGCACCTGAGAAACCCTAGATGGAATATTTTTAGTTGCAAAATACTACTCCAATAGCTTTGAGATCCTGTGGGTATTATGTCTAGGCAACGTGCATTTGCCATGGGTGTCTGTAACACTCAGTGGCCTCTCCACCTGCATAACTGGATAAGGCCAACCCATCACGGTCCATGTATGATTGTTTTCTGTCCATTCTTCTACACCGGGAGAAAATCTGATTCTCAGCATGCAACTGGGCAGCAGTCAACTTgttcttccctgcttttcttccccacctccctccacacAACTCCTCCACTGTAAACACAAAGCCAAGGATGACACCATCATTAGCCTTGGCCTTGTCTCCAAGTCAGCAAAGATTTATTAAGTATGTTCTGAATTTCTAGCTAATAAATAGACGTCTTGGATTGTCTGTATTTTCCATGTACTTCACAAGGCCCAAATACAGACAAAACATTACTATTAGCTATATTaatattaggaaataaaaatctatttggTATGATATTCAGATgttatattattttgaaaaagctgaatGAAGTGAGAGGTCTTATATAATATTTCAAAGCCACTTTTGTGGCCAAGGTCAATGAAGAATCAGTACTTTGAACTAAGCTGCATTACTACTGTTTAAAAAGTAATGTAAGTATTTGCACTATAACAAAATCATAAACCACATCAAAATGTATCAGCTACCAATTAAACTTTACAGTAACTCAGATACTCGAAAATAATGTGGCTTGATCAATGTACTCTAAGCCTCGACAGTTGTTTTATATAGATAaatcacaaaatttaaaaacagaattaaaaaattgaaaattgatAACACCACTGCAATATTCTTGCTCCTGGAGAAAGACAGGAAACTCTGAAGGACAGGCTTAGAACAAAAGACTAACTTGGATGAGCTAAAGATGCTTCTCCCTCCAGTAACCACTGAGGATGCCCAGGTTACTAGTTGGTAAAGCCATCTGGC
Protein-coding sequences here:
- the ANXA2 gene encoding annexin A2, coding for MSTVHEILSKLSLEGDHSLPPSAYATVKAYPHFDAERDAAALETAIKTKGVDEVTIINILTNRSNEQRQDIAFAYQRRTKKELSAALKSALSGHLETVILGLLKTPAQYDASELKGAMKGLGTDEDTLIEIVCSRTNQELSEINRVYREMYKTELEKDIISDTSGDFRKLMVALAKGKRCEDTSVIDYELIDLDARELYDAGVKRKGTDVPKWINIMTERSVPHLQKVFDRYKSYSPYDMLESIKKEVKGDLENAFLNLVQCIQNKQLYFADRLYDSMKGKGTRDKVLIRIMVSRCEVDMLKIKSEFKRKYGKSLYYFIQQDTKGDYQRALLNLCGGED